CCACCGCGACCTCAAGCCGTCCAACATCCTCGTCGCGGAAGTGGACGGGCGCCCGGTGCCCAAGATCATCGACTTCGGCGTGGCCAAGGCCACCACGCAGCGCCTGACCGAGATGACGATGTTTACCGAGATGGGCCAGCTCATCGGCACGCCCGAGTACATGAGCCCCGAGCAGGCGGCCGCCAACGACGACGACATCGATACCCGCGCCGACGTCTATGCGCTGGGCGTGGTGCTGTACGAGCTGTTGTCCGGCGCCCTGCCCTTCGATTCGCGCGAGCTGCGCAAGGCGGGGTACGACGCGATCCGCCGCATCATCGTCGAGCAGGACCCGCCGCGGCCGAGCACGCGCTTCAGCTCCCTCGGCGCACAGGCCACGCAGGTGGCCGCGCACCACGGCACCGCGCCGCGGCGCCTGCGCAGCGAGCTGCGCGGCGACCTCGACTGGATCACGATGAAGGCGCTGGAGAAGGACCGCGACCGGCGCTACGAGACGGCCAACGGCCTGGCCGCCGACGTGCGGCGCCACCTGAAGAACGAGCCCGTGAACGCCGGCCCGCCCAGCGCCGGCTACCGCCTGGGCAAGCTGGTGCGGCGCAACCGCGGCACGTTCGCGGCGCTGGCGATCATCGCCGTGGTGATGGTCGGCGCCACGATCATCAGCTCGGTCATGTACACGCGCGAGCAGGCCGCGTCGCGGGCGGCGCAGCGCGAGGCAACGCGTTCCTCACAGGTCTCGCGTTTCCTGGGCGACATGCTCACCGGCGTCGGGCCGCATGTGGCGCGCGGGCGTGACACGGAACTGCTCGAGGCGATCCTCGAGGACACCGACAAGCGGCTGGGAGCCGAACTGGCCGACCAGCCCGAGGTGGAAGCCGCGCTGCGCCTGCAACTCAGCCACACCTACCGCCAGCTGGGCGACTGGGACACGGCCACGAAACAGCTCGAGCGCGTGAAGGAACTGCAGTCCACGCGCAACGTCACCTCGCCGGACCGCGGTTTGGTGGCCTCCGCAGAGGCGGTCCTGGCTTGGGCCCGCGGCGATTTGCCCGCCGCCGAGACCCTCTACCGCGAGTCACTCGCGGCGATGTCGGGCCAGGCCGAGGTCGACTCTCTGGTCTGGGCCGAGTCCACCTTGCAGCTGGGCAATATCGTGGTGCAGATGGGGCGCTACGACGAGGCCGACTCGCTGATGAACATCGCCCTGTCCTTCTATCGCCGGCGAGCGCCCGAGAGCGACGTCATCGCCGTCACCTACAACAGCCTGGGCAACCTTGCCCGCTACCAGGGCGACTACGAAGCGGCCGAGGTGAACTACCGCGAGGCGCTGGCCATCCACCGCCGCGTGCTGGGCGAAAACCACCCCTTCATCGCGACCGACCTGCACAACCTCGGGCGCCTGCTCGAGTCGCGCGGCAACATCCCGGATGCCGAACAGCTGCTGCGGGAGTCGATGGCGGTCCTCGACAAGGTCCACGACGGGCCCCATGCCGACAAGGCGCAGGTCATGCGCTCGATGGCCGAGTTCTACATGAACCAGATGCGGCTCGCCGAGGCCGATTCGCTCATCTACGGCGCCCTGGCGATGACGCGCCAGCTGTACGGCGAACAGGCCGACGATACGAACCGCGCCCGCCTGGGCGTGGCCGAGTTCCTGCAGCGCAGCGGCCGACTGCCCGCGGCCGAGGCAGCCTTGACCGACCTGCTGGCGGTCGCGCGCAAGGGCCCCCGGACCGACCCCGAGCTGCTGCCGGACGTCCTGCACCGCCTGGCCACGACGATCGTGCGCCAGGGCCGCGACCGCGAGGCGCTGCCCCTGTTCGAGGAATCGATCGCGCTCTACACGGCGCTGGCCGGCGCGGACCACCCCTACACGCTGCTGGCGCGCAATGACTGCGCCCGTTCGCTGGTCAACCTGGGCGAAGATGCGGCGGCCCTGCAGCAGCTGCAGATCGTGCTCGAGACGCGCGAGCGCGTGCTCGGGCCGTCGAACCCCGAGACCGCGATCACGCGCGTCGACCTCGGGCGCGCTGTCGCGGCTGGACTGGCTGGAGGAGGCCGAAGCCTCGATGCGTCGCGGGCGCGACGACTACAGGACAGCCAAGGGCGCGGAACATCCCGGCGGCTGGAATGCAACCATGCACCTGAGTGGCATGCTGCGCGACCTGCGCCGCTACGACGAGGCAACGAAAGAGCTCCAGGCGTGCGAGGAGTTCTTCGTGAAGCAGCAAGGCGATGCCGGTTCGACCACGCGCCTGGTCCGGATCCGCCTGGCGTCGATCGCGCTGTGCCAGGGGCAGGAGGCTGAATCGCGACGCCTGCTGGAGCGGGCGCTGGACCCGGCGCCCGGCGAGGTCGCCGGCTGGCTGCCCGGCCGGTCGCAGACCGAGTTCGGCGAAGCGCTGCTGCGCGCGGACCGCCTCGACGAGGCGGCGCCGTACCTGCGCCGCGGCTACGACCAGCTGCTGGCAGCCGAAGGCGCCAAGGCCGGCAACACCCAGTCCGCGGCGCGGCTGCTGGTCAAGCTGTTCGAGAAGCAGGGCGATGCCGCCGCGGCGGCGAAGTGGCGCGCGAAGCAGAACTGACAGCCCAGGGAGGGCCCCGTGACCGACACGACACTGCCCGGCGGACCCGACGACGACCGCACGCTTCCGCTGGACCGGGCCGCGGGTGACGCACCCCCGGACGAGGACGTCGGCACCGTCTTCGGCCCCTACCGCCTGGTGCGGCGCATCGGCTCGGGCGGCATGGGCGATGTCTACGAGGCCGAGCAGTCCGAGCCCATTCGCCGGCGCGTCGCGCTGAAGGTGATCAAGCAGGGCATGGACACGCGCGCGGTCGTCGCGCGCTTCGACGCCGAGCGCCAGGCCCTCGCCCTGATGGACCACCCCTGCATCGCGAAGGTCTTCGACGCCGGCGCCACCGACCGCGGGCGCCCCTACTTCGTGATGGAGTATGTCGAGGGCGAGCCCATCACCGACTACTGCAACTGGCGCAAGCTCTCCACGCGCGACCGGCTCGAGCTGTTCGCCCGCGTCTGCGAGGGCGTGCAGCACGCGCACCAGAAGGGCGTCATCCACCGCGACTTCAAGCCCTCGAACGTCCTCGTCGCGGAAGTGGATGGGCGCCCGGTGCCCAAGATCATCGACTTCGGCGTGGCCAAGGCCACCACGCAGCGCCTGACCGAGATGACGATGTTCACGGAGATGGGCCAGCTCATCGGCACGCCCGAGTACATGAGCCCCGAGCAGGCCGCCGCGAACGACGACGACATCGACACGCGCACCGACGTCTACGCGCTGGGCGTGGTGCTGTACGAACTGCTGGCCGGCGCATTGCCCTTCGAGTCGGGCGAGCTGCGCAAGGCCGGCTACGACGCGATCCGCCGCATCATCATCGAGCAGGATCCGCCGCGGCCGAGCACGCGCTTCGGCAGCCTCGGCGCCCGCGCCACGCAGGTGGCCGCGCATCACGGCACGGCGGCGCCGCGCCTGCGCAGCGAGCTGCGCGGCGACCTCGACTGGATCACGATGAAGGCGCTGGCGAAGGAGCGCGACCGGCGCTACGAGACGGCCAACGGCCTGGCCGCCGACGTGCGGCGCCACCTGAGGAACGAACCGGTGACGGCCGGCCCGCCCAGCACCTCGTACCGCCTGGGCAAGCTGGTGCGGCGCAACCGGGGCGCCTTCGCGACCGGCGCAGCGCTGGTGCTCATGCTCGCGGTGCTGGCCGTGTCGATGTCGGTGCAGGCCGGGCGCCTGGCGCGCGAGCGCGACCGCACCGCCGTGCAGGCGGCGAAGGCGGAGAAGACCACCGAGTTCCTGCAGTCGATGCTCGGCGGCATCAGCCCGGCCACCGCCCGCGGGCGCGACACGAAGCTGCTCGAGGAGATCCTGGTCAACACCGACCGGCGCGCGCAGACAGAGCTGGCCGCGCAACCGGAGGTCCAGGCTGCGATCCTGGGCACGCTGGGGCTGACCTACGCGGCCATCGGCAAGTTCCCCGAAGCGCTGGCCAACCTGCAGGTCGCCGACTCGCTGCAGACCGCGCTGCTGGGCGACGACGACGGCGCCACGCAGACAACGCGCCGCAACCTCGGCACCGCCCTGATCCGCGCGGGTCGCCACGCCGAGGCCGAGACGCAGCTGCGCGCGGTCATCGCCACTTCGCAGGCGGCCCGTGGCCCCGACGACGCGGTCGCGCTGCGGGCCATGGTCGACCTGGCCGACCTCTTCATCCGCACGGGCAAGCTCAAGGAGTCGCTGGAATTCGGCGAGGCGGCGGTCGCCGCGTACGGGCGCCGGCCCGACGCCGCTCCCGAAGACGCACTGCGAGCCAAGGTCGTGCTGGCGTTCACGCTGGCGAACGCGGAACGGCAAGCCCGCGCCGATACGCTGCTGACCGAGGCGATCGCCGGGTATGTCGCAGCCTTCGGCGCGGACCATCCGCAGACCCTGAACGCGAGGGGCACGCTCGCCATCATCCAGCAGTACACGAGGCCGGCGGAGGTCGTCCTGCAGACCTACGGTGACGTCATCGCCGGCGCCACGCGCGTCTACGGCCAGGACCACCCCGAGACGATCAAGGCGCGGTCCAACCTCGCCGCCTACTACATCAACCTGGGCCGCCTCGACGAGGCCGAAGCCGCCCACCGCGAACTCGTCGCGGCGACGACCAGGATCTACGGGGCCGACAACGCCGAGACCATCGTCTCGCGGCAGAACCTGGGCAACACGCTGCTGGCCCAGGGGCGTTACGCCGAGGCCGAGGCGTATCTGGACGACCTCCTGTTGACCTGCCGGCGCGTGCTGGGCGCCGACCATCGCCGCACGCTGGGCGTGATGAGCCTGCTGGCCTCGCTCTACGACCAGCAGCGCCGGTTCCCCGAGGCGGCGGCCATGCTGGGCCAGATCGCCCGGGACTCGCAGGGCAACCTCGGCGAGACCCACCCGGCCGTGGTCATCAACTACTACAACTGGGCCGCCAAGCTGCAGGACATGGGTGACGAGCGTGCCGCCGAGCCTGTCTACCGCACGGCCCTGGACAAGCACCAGCGCGGCGAGGGCGGCGACAAGCCGTACGTCGCGGCGATCCTCAATGGCCTGGGCAGGGCCCTGGCCGCGCGCGGCCAGGCGGCCGAAGCCGACTCGCTGCTCGCCTCCGGTCTTGCCATGCGCGAGCGCATGTTCGGCGCCACGCACACCGAGGTGGCCTACTCGCTGGCGTCGATGGGCGATGTGTTGCACCTGCGCGGCGACCACGCCGGCGCCGTCGTGCGCCTGCGCGCCTGCG
This genomic window from bacterium contains:
- a CDS encoding serine/threonine protein kinase; the protein is MTDTTLPGGPDDDRTLPLDRAAGDAPPDEDVGTVFGPYRLVRRIGSGGMGDVYEAEQSEPIRRRVALKVIKQGMDTRAVVARFDAERQALALMDHPCIAKVFDAGATDRGRPYFVMEYVEGEPITDYCNWRKLSTRDRLELFARVCEGVQHAHQKGVIHRDFKPSNVLVAEVDGRPVPKIIDFGVAKATTQRLTEMTMFTEMGQLIGTPEYMSPEQAAANDDDIDTRTDVYALGVVLYELLAGALPFESGELRKAGYDAIRRIIIEQDPPRPSTRFGSLGARATQVAAHHGTAAPRLRSELRGDLDWITMKALAKERDRRYETANGLAADVRRHLRNEPVTAGPPSTSYRLGKLVRRNRGAFATGAALVLMLAVLAVSMSVQAGRLARERDRTAVQAAKAEKTTEFLQSMLGGISPATARGRDTKLLEEILVNTDRRAQTELAAQPEVQAAILGTLGLTYAAIGKFPEALANLQVADSLQTALLGDDDGATQTTRRNLGTALIRAGRHAEAETQLRAVIATSQAARGPDDAVALRAMVDLADLFIRTGKLKESLEFGEAAVAAYGRRPDAAPEDALRAKVVLAFTLANAERQARADTLLTEAIAGYVAAFGADHPQTLNARGTLAIIQQYTRPAEVVLQTYGDVIAGATRVYGQDHPETIKARSNLAAYYINLGRLDEAEAAHRELVAATTRIYGADNAETIVSRQNLGNTLLAQGRYAEAEAYLDDLLLTCRRVLGADHRRTLGVMSLLASLYDQQRRFPEAAAMLGQIARDSQGNLGETHPAVVINYYNWAAKLQDMGDERAAEPVYRTALDKHQRGEGGDKPYVAAILNGLGRALAARGQAAEADSLLASGLAMRERMFGATHTEVAYSLASMGDVLHLRGDHAGAVVRLRACVAMRDSLLAPDDWMLASTRSELARCLVEVGKNAEAVPLLEEAIKGLDAHEFTADLAAEARKMLARARRG
- a CDS encoding serine/threonine protein kinase, with amino-acid sequence MQDDDRTLPVGPDDDRTLPLDRAEGGARPDEDVGAVIGVYHLVGRLGQGGMGDVFLAEQSEPIRRRVALKVIKQGMDTRAVVARFDAERQALALMDHPCIAKVLDAGATARGRPFFVMEYVDGLPITDYCNRHSLGTRERLELFVRVCEGVQHAHQKAVIHRDLKPSNILVAEVDGRPVPKIIDFGVAKATTQRLTEMTMFTEMGQLIGTPEYMSPEQAAANDDDIDTRADVYALGVVLYELLSGALPFDSRELRKAGYDAIRRIIVEQDPPRPSTRFSSLGAQATQVAAHHGTAPRRLRSELRGDLDWITMKALEKDRDRRYETANGLAADVRRHLKNEPVNAGPPSAGYRLGKLVRRNRGTFAALAIIAVVMVGATIISSVMYTREQAASRAAQREATRSSQVSRFLGDMLTGVGPHVARGRDTELLEAILEDTDKRLGAELADQPEVEAALRLQLSHTYRQLGDWDTATKQLERVKELQSTRNVTSPDRGLVASAEAVLAWARGDLPAAETLYRESLAAMSGQAEVDSLVWAESTLQLGNIVVQMGRYDEADSLMNIALSFYRRRAPESDVIAVTYNSLGNLARYQGDYEAAEVNYREALAIHRRVLGENHPFIATDLHNLGRLLESRGNIPDAEQLLRESMAVLDKVHDGPHADKAQVMRSMAEFYMNQMRLAEADSLIYGALAMTRQLYGEQADDTNRARLGVAEFLQRSGRLPAAEAALTDLLAVARKGPRTDPELLPDVLHRLATTIVRQGRDREALPLFEESIALYTALAGADHPYTLLARNDCARSLVNLGEDAAALQQLQIVLETRERVLGPSNPETAITRVDLGRAVAAGLAGGGRSLDASRARRLQDSQGRGTSRRLECNHAPEWHAARPAPLRRGNERAPGVRGVLREAARRCRFDHAPGPDPPGVDRAVPGAGG